Genomic segment of Salminus brasiliensis chromosome 16, fSalBra1.hap2, whole genome shotgun sequence:
TTCTCTCATGTCGTAGGTCCTCAAGGCCATTGGTCTGCAACGCACAGGCAAGCAAGATGAAGCCTTTACTCTAGCCCAAGAGGTGGCCAGCTTGGAGCCCACCGATGACAACTCCCTCCAGGCACTTACCATTCTTTACAGAGAGATGCACAGACGTAAGTGTTACAGTAAAATCAAGTGTGTGCATGATACAAAAAGATCATGCACATTGGTACAATTTCTGCATAACTTTGATTCATTTAACACACCATATTATGgttgggccttattcaccaacgaTTCTTAAGGAAGATGGTTCTTAAATCCACTGGCAAAATTGACAGTTTACTTATTTTTGGTTTGTTCAACTTGCAAGGAGAATGGGTCCCATCTTTATAAAAGCTGGGCTTAATGTAGCGTCTCTTATATTTGACACACAAGTCTGTGCTCTTTGTCTGTAGCGGAGCTGGTGACCAAGCTGTATGAAGCAGCAGTTCGGAAAGTTCCTACCAGTGAAGAGTACCACTCCCACCTCTTCATGGCTTATGCACGTATCGGGGAGTACAAGAAGATGCAACAGGTGCAGCTCTGTCCTATTGCCTAAAGCTGTGCTTGTTGGTTAAAAACGTCTCTGTttcgtttttttatttttattattttttttaacataaattgtttattaatatattcTAGCATAGAATATTTTCtaatgtctttctgtctttctttgtctctgtgtttctctctgaaACAGGCTGGAATGGCCCTTTATAAGATTGTTCCCAAAAATCCTTATTACTTTTGGTCTGTTATGAGCTTAGTGATGCAGGTATGTGCATTTACGTCTTTAAGCATGATAGCGCAAATTCCCGAACTCCTGACGTCAGCAGCGGATTAGCTACATATAGTAGAGAAAGTCCTGAGTTTTAATGTTGTGTAATGTTCAGGCCGTCTCAGCACAAGATGAGAAGCTCTCTCAAACCATGTTCCTGCCTCTTGCTGAGCGCATGGTGGAGAAGATGGTGAAAGAGGAGAAGATTGAGGCTGAAGCTGAAGTAAGAATGTTAATTCTGCTTTAGCTGAGCTTGTTCCCATCTTCCTTACAGTGCTGCGGAATAATTTGGGGCTGTAATGATTTGTTTCAGGTGCAGTTGTATTTCATGATCTTGGAGCGCCTTGGGAAATATGTTGAGGCATTAGAGGTGGTGCGGGGGCAGCTTGGAGGTAAGGAGAACTGCTCCCATGTTTCTTTTAACTGTCCAAAATATACGGTCAATATATTGATTGACTGTTTTTGCAGATTGGTATTAAATTGAGAACATGTTTTATGGCCTCAATCAATCCCAGGGTGaaagtgttttgtgtgtgtgtgtgtgtgtggtcttcaGAGAAGCTCACAAGTGAGCTGCAGAGCCGGGAAAACAAGTGCATGCTGCTTTACAGCCAGCTGAAGCGCTGGCCTGAGTGCAATGCCCTGTCGTGCAAGCTGCTCCTCAAAAAGTAAGCCTGGCCACCTGCATCACAGTTTTTCTAGAATGGGTGGTGGATTGTTTTTGGATAGTTCCTCAGCATTGGGGATGTGGCCCTGCttatcttaataataataataattaaacttaattaataataataattaagcttAGATTTTGGTTTGGGCATCTTAGGAGTACTCAAATTAGGTCTTGACTAGTGACCTTTTCATTCTTCCCATCTCTCCAGCCCTGATGACTGGCAGTTCTACTTATCTTATTTTGATTCGTTGTTCCACCTTATTGACCAGAGCTGGACACCACCAGAGGAAGGAGCCCAGTAAGTATCCTCATTTTCATTTATATGAAAGCTTGTTTGTGGTGACAGTAATAACTGGTTGTTAGTCCATCCATGGCATGTACAGCtcacagataaaaaaatgtgGTACAGATGTCTTTAATGGTATTAGTTGTAAAACAAAAATGCAGGCTATGAACTCACATAAAACTAACAAAACTCAGACAGGTTTCGAATTGCAGTGGACGTGTACATTGTGAAAACgcacagcttttttattttattttattttattatttatttttttttaaatgttccaCTTGCTCAGATTATGCTTGTTTTTCTGTGgtaatttttttgtttagttttttttattagttacaTGATTGACACATGATTGACACATTATTCATTTAAAgagtattaattaatattaatattaatattaatatttggtTGACAAATTAGTGTCGTTTGGTGACGtgtctccaaaatagtgactacaggagaaggcaaagatgttcttaactttgaatggaagttatggttaaaataagaaattattcttattattataagtaatttggagcatttctgtttgtccattcattcattatttacagtgtacagagcagctacactTCCAACagtggagaaaactaaaaacaaacaaattgtgctttgcttttttttttttttttttttttttaccacatgCACATAACACAGTTGACACTAGGGTCAGGTCGTGAAAAGCTCTAAACTGAATATTTGACCCAACAATTGTTCTTAACTGTTTTATCAGTTGGTCAGTGATTGAGATGACATTTATATAATGAAATAACTTGTTCTGTACTCCTTCCTGTGCTGTAGCTGTCCGGAGGGCgaggtgcactgttctgtgtCCCAGGCCATTAGCTTTGTGGAGGACAGGCTGGCAGCAGAGGAGACTAAGGAGTCGCGGCCATTGAGGGGGCCATACTTGGCTCGTCTGGAGCTTATCCGACGCCTCCGACAAAGGAGTTGCCCTAAAGAACAACAGCTAGGTAAGTAAGGAGTACTGCAGATGTTGGTTTGTAGTTGTTAAAGTGTAGTGAGTGTTTCTCATCACGCTTTGATTGTTTGATATgagatcatttatttaaaaaatacacaaatactcTTTTGAGTTGATGAATCTGAATTGCTGAACTATTTACACTGATATGTAGACAAAAAATATTCACCATGTGTTttgatttatttctttatttttatgtttttatgtattttttacattCACTATTCATTTTGTTAATGTGTTAATACACAAAGCATCAGTTTGTTTTTTACACTCCTAAGTAGTTGGTTTCTGATTCTTCATTGTGCACTTGGTAGGTGAGCCTCTTGAGCTGATGTTCCAATACTTTGTGAAGTTTGGAGACAAGCCATGTTGCATCACAGACTTGAAGGTCTTTCTAGACCTCCTCATACCGGACCAAAATGTCCAGGTAACCACAACTGCTTAGAAATTGCTGTTTAGAGTGTTCTGGTTCTGATAGCAGGTCACTCTTGCATTAGATTTGTTTATTACATACTTTTGGTATGTTGCTAAGCTACCATGCATTACCAGTAAACAAGTGTAAAATGTTATTTACAGCTCTGGAAGGTCCCTTAGAGCTGACAAGGGTGCTTGAAGCAGTAAACGAGCCCCTCAGGAGTTACTTTTTTAACTTGTGCTCTGTGCATCTTAGTTCATTAACAGGCTGATGGAGGCAGTTCCTCTTGGGACAGCAGGCGAGGATGATGTTGCCTTACCAGGGGACACTCGTGCTTTGCAGAGACACCTCTGTGTGGCACAGCTTGGCCGCTGCCTTGGATTGCACCATGCACTGGATACTGATGGCAAGCTGGCCCTCATCCGGGAACTTAAGATTCACTACCACCATGGCTTGCAATTCGGTAATTTGTTACTAACGTTTGTACTAACGTTACAACGTTagtaacaacaaaaaaaaagacactgctGATTTTCCTTCTGTATCTTTATATGCATGTTTAGTAATTAGATGAACAGTTTGACCTTGATGTTTAGATGTTATATTACCccatatgttatatatttttttagttaGTCTGAGGGCAAATTTATTGATGCTTGTTGAAATAAATGTGAATAAGACTAAAGAATGACAAAGCCAAGTAGCTTTTTGCTAGCTTTATCTATAATACTGTTTGTTTGCTGGCAAAGTGGACTAATATTTGAAACTGAAAAGGGATACATTACTTGCTGCCATaaaatttttgttttttcattttcttcttatttattaattgatttattgcacgttctgcccccccccccccccccccctgccatCCACAGGCAAGTCCTGTCTAAAGACAGAACTGCAACACTCTGATATGTACTGCCTTATGGCTGCTCATGTCTACATAGACCTGTGGATGGAGACCGGTGAGCTTTGTTCTTCTTTCAGCAGATCATAGTCTTAACACTGCAATGTTTTCAGGAAGCTGGATCCAGTTACTTTTAACTTGAACTATAAGATTAAACTAGAGAATTAAACAGTGTATCAAAATaagttttctttttctgttttatctTTTTCCGGTTGTGTAATACAGGTAAAGAGCACATGTTGTGGCAGTGTTTAGGACTCCTGGAGGAAGGCCTGTCCCACAGCCCCTCCAATGCTCAGTTCAAGTTGCTACTGCTGCTTCTATTCTGCCGCCTGGGCGCCTTCGAGCCTGTGGTAGACCTTTACTCCAGTCTGGACGCCAAACACGTTCAACATGATACCATAGGGTAAATGTCCTGCTCTATTCCTACTGTGGATCACAACTGAAATGCTTCAGCATGTTCAAGTTGCTTTTATTGTCTTTGTCGATTTACAGATACTTATTGACTCGCTATgcagagtccttgggccagttTGCTGCTGCTTCCCAGTCCTGTAACTTCTCTCTCAGGTTTTTTCATTCAAACCAGAAAGATGTAAGCTGGGTTTTGTTGAGAAAGTGTTAATATCTTTACATGCTACTGTCATTTCCTGTTTTCTAATAGCTAGCTTTCTCACTCCAATTACAGACCTCAGAATACATCATTCAGGCATATAAGTATGGTGCATTTGAGAAGATCCCAGAGTTTATTGCCTTTAGGAACCGCCTGAACAACTCGTTGCA
This window contains:
- the naa25 gene encoding N-alpha-acetyltransferase 25, NatB auxiliary subunit, whose translation is MAARGHVQDPNDRRLRPIYDYLDNGNNKMAIQQADKLLKKHRDLHCAKVLKAIGLQRTGKQDEAFTLAQEVASLEPTDDNSLQALTILYREMHRPELVTKLYEAAVRKVPTSEEYHSHLFMAYARIGEYKKMQQAGMALYKIVPKNPYYFWSVMSLVMQAVSAQDEKLSQTMFLPLAERMVEKMVKEEKIEAEAEVQLYFMILERLGKYVEALEVVRGQLGEKLTSELQSRENKCMLLYSQLKRWPECNALSCKLLLKNPDDWQFYLSYFDSLFHLIDQSWTPPEEGAHCPEGEVHCSVSQAISFVEDRLAAEETKESRPLRGPYLARLELIRRLRQRSCPKEQQLGEPLELMFQYFVKFGDKPCCITDLKVFLDLLIPDQNVQFINRLMEAVPLGTAGEDDVALPGDTRALQRHLCVAQLGRCLGLHHALDTDGKLALIRELKIHYHHGLQFGKSCLKTELQHSDMYCLMAAHVYIDLWMETGKEHMLWQCLGLLEEGLSHSPSNAQFKLLLLLLFCRLGAFEPVVDLYSSLDAKHVQHDTIGYLLTRYAESLGQFAAASQSCNFSLRFFHSNQKDTSEYIIQAYKYGAFEKIPEFIAFRNRLNNSLHFAQVRTERMLLDLYLEADISSSLEESVKSMSLCPEEDDIPWDNIRDNRDLTVFVSWNPKDRELNEEHRQRSLEEETLWLKIRSLTLRLVGCLFGLSHPPSVRNSEKTENGVAAKSSNFQPLLSQLESTLSQAAQFTEKHLQHQYPFLGPPSTRLAQALATGSCQCQFSALQLPIHLHELEAAGLDQSTELQSQILNLFKSLTVQLQDMLNKCKGDLMEVKDNQCKTQPSLLENLVFFVETMCVVLWVSNYCGSTLRPLKSSLQKKKKKKKDASVVTPVVLSGFQEFTSSLQSLLSQVLEYIKGQESSLMALKLETLSLEGVTQTEVEATFTKTAMDKVQSSYLRSLQEVGDLLRKRVDTLKSLKI